One region of Bosea sp. 29B genomic DNA includes:
- a CDS encoding precorrin-8X methylmutase: MSTRHAYIRDGAAIYERSFAIIRVESDLSRFSGTAERVVVRMIHACGMTDLPKDVAMSPDFAEAAETALAKGAPILCDARMVADGVTRARLPAKNEVICTLPDASVPKLAEEMGTTRSAAAMELWRPHLEGSVVVIGNAPTSLFRLLDMLDEGAPMPAAVIGIPVGFVGAAESKEALAQDGRVPFLVVHGRRGGSAMAAAAVNALAQVKE; encoded by the coding sequence TTGAGCACGCGTCACGCCTATATCCGCGACGGGGCCGCGATCTACGAGCGCTCCTTCGCCATCATCCGGGTCGAATCCGACCTGTCGCGCTTTTCCGGCACGGCCGAGCGCGTTGTCGTCCGCATGATCCATGCCTGCGGCATGACCGACCTGCCCAAAGACGTGGCGATGTCGCCTGATTTCGCCGAGGCCGCCGAGACGGCGTTGGCGAAGGGCGCGCCGATCCTCTGCGACGCCCGCATGGTCGCCGACGGCGTCACCCGTGCGCGCCTGCCCGCGAAGAACGAAGTGATCTGCACGCTGCCTGACGCTTCCGTGCCGAAGCTCGCTGAGGAGATGGGCACGACGCGCTCGGCCGCGGCGATGGAGCTGTGGCGTCCGCATCTCGAAGGCTCCGTCGTCGTCATCGGCAACGCGCCGACCTCGCTGTTCCGCCTGCTCGACATGCTCGACGAAGGCGCACCGATGCCGGCGGCGGTGATCGGCATCCCCGTCGGCTTCGTCGGCGCGGCGGAATCGAAGGAAGCGCTGGCGCAGGACGGGCGCGTCCCCTTCCTCGTCGTGCACGGCCGGCGTGGCGGCTCGGCCATGGCGGCGGCGGCCGTCAACGCGCTGGCGCAGGTGAAGGAATGA